The following are encoded in a window of Phaseolus vulgaris cultivar G19833 chromosome 3, P. vulgaris v2.0, whole genome shotgun sequence genomic DNA:
- the LOC137806327 gene encoding uncharacterized protein: MEKRTISQESRKLSQIFFPKQLNKVYPIRLQRSSSTSSISSLSSSLSQNSDDSSLTDSLNLVDDNFQFALNLISPSGRRRGPAVTTTTPHQQQSSHTAEPGELRRCNWITKNCDNAYIEFHDECWGVPTYDDKTLFELLTLSGLLIDYNWTEILKRKKILRQVFAGFDPTTVAKMEEKEIMEITSNKEIMLPDCRVRCIVDNARCIMKIVRECGSFSCYIWGYVNHKPVINKFKFPRDVPLRTSKADTISKDLIKRGFQFLGPVIVYSFMQAAGLTIDHLVDCHRHNECVRLAQRPWRHL, from the exons AGAGAACAATTTCCCAAGAGTCACGAAAGTTGAGCCAAATCTTTTTCCCCAAGCAACTCAACAAAGTGTACCCTATTAGGCTACAGAGAAGCTCTTCAACTTCATCCATATCCTCCTTATCATCATCATTGTCACAAAACTCAGATGACTCTTCCCTTACAGATTCTTTGAATCTAGTGGATGACAATTTTCAATTTGCATTGAATTTGATTTCACCGAGTGGTCGAAGAAGAGGACCAGCAGTTACTACTACTACTCCTCACCAACAACAAAGTTCGCATACTGCTGAGCCTGGTGAATTGAGAAGATGCAATTGGATCACAAAAAACTGTG ATAATGCTTACATAGAATTTCACGATGAGTGTTGGGGGGTACCAACCTATGATGACAA AACATTGTTCGAGCTTCTTACATTGTCAGGACTGCTGATAGATTACAACTGGACAGAAATtctaaaaagaaagaaaattcttAG ACAAGTTTTTGCTGGATTTGATCCTACTACTGTGGCCAAAATGGAGGAGAAAGAAATCATGGAAATAACATCGAACAAAGAAATTATGTTACCCGATTGCAGAGTAAGATGCATAGTAGACAATGCGAGATGCATAATGAAG ATTGTGAGGGAATGTGGATCATTCAGCTGCTATATATGGGGTTATGTAAATCACAAACCAgtgattaacaaattcaaattccCAAGAGATGTCCCTCTAAGAACTTCAAAAGCAGATACGATCAGCAAGGACTTAATAAAGCGTGGCTTCCAATTTTTGGGTCCTGTGATTGTTTATTCTTTTATGCAAGCTGCAGGGTTGACAATTGATCATCTTGTGGATTGCCATAGGCACAATGAATGTGTAAGGCTAGCACAGAGGCCTTGGAGACATTTGTAA
- the LOC137806328 gene encoding GDSL esterase/lipase At2g03980 has protein sequence MNICYFTLWFVLTLVLPLSSSSSLLNSKTPALYIFGDSLIDCGNNIHLPSGGDSFLPYGIDFMHGKPTGRATNGKTVADFLAIHLGLPLTPPYLGLSNHERNKVSTGINYASGGSGILPDTNNITSLTLDKQIMFFHRTVKHNLPKMFAENEKLEKHISESLFFVSTGVNDHFHNETFRGNKRFAFFLLSQFTLRIQRMYSLGARKFLVNNIPPAGCFPSKAIHTRPIGKCDEKINKGIMFYNKRLREVLHKLQSKLPGFTFVHSDLYGFLKKMQQNGSYYGIVERWKPCCPNTISGDLKCKPNSVPCANRDTHLFFDPFHPTQIANQVYALHCFNEEIICKP, from the exons ATGAATATCTGCTATTTCACCCTTTGGTTTGTGTTAACTTTGGTCTTACccttatcatcatcatcatcattactCAACTCAAAAACTCCTGCTTTGTATATTTTTGGTGACTCTCTGATTGATTGTGGAAACAACATCCATCTTCCAAGTGGTGGAGATTCTTTTCTTCCTTATGGTATAGACTTCATGCATGGCAAACCTACAGGTCGAGCCACAAATGGAAAAACTGTGGCTGATTTCCTTG CTATACATTTAGGACTACCCTTAACCCCTCCCTACTTGGGTCTTTCGAATCATGAAAGGAACAAAGTAAGCACAGGCATTAATTATGCATCTGGTGGGTCTGGTATTCTGCCAGATACCAACAAC ATTACGTCTTTGACACTAGACAAACAAATTATGTTCTTTCATAGGACTGTTAAGCATAATTTGCCTAAGATGTTCGCTGAGAATGAAAAATTAGAGAAACATATTTCTGAATCCTTGTTTTTTGTCTCTACTGGGGTGAATGATCACTTCCATAATGAAACCTTCCGTGGCAACAAGAGATTCGCTTTTTTCCTTCTAAGTCAATTCACCCTGCGCATCCAG AGAATGTATAGCCTTGGAGCAAGAAAATTTTTGGTGAACAACATTCCCCCAGCAGGTTGCTTTCCATCAAAAGCTATCCACACGAGACCAATTGGAAAATGTGATGAGAAAATAAACAAAGGGATCATGTTTTACAATAAGAGGTTGCGTGAAGTACTCCATAAACTCCAATCAAAGCTTCCTGGCTTCACCTTTGTACATTCAGATCTCTATGGATTCCTTAAGAAAATGCAGCAAAATGGAAGTTATTATG GAATAGTGGAAAGATGGAAACCTTGTTGCCCCAATACCATTTCTGGTGATCTCAAATGTAAGCCAAACAGTGTTCCTTGTGCAAACAGAGACACTCATCTTTTCTTTGATCCATTCCACCCCACCCAAATCGCAAACCAAGTATATGCATTGCACTGCTTCAATGAGGAGATTATTTGCAAGCCCTGA
- the LOC137806329 gene encoding uncharacterized protein isoform X1, which translates to MASHKELARTAQIRLVSSHQEVYEPCDDSFALVDALLADRSNLLEHHPSLCMEIGCGSGYVITSLALILGQEGRGVNYIATDINPHAVEVTRETMEAHGVGAELVITDIAAGLEERLAGLVDIMVVNPPYVPTPEDEVGVEGITSSWAGGENGRSVIDKILPVADRLLSEKGWLYMVTLTANNPSEICHQMRKKGYASRIVVQRSTEEESLHIIKFWRDFDTKGNEPDQSASGFIGSLLTQIPLLSFWRGTSSDNKC; encoded by the exons ATG GCTTCACACAAAGAGTTAGCAAGAACTGCTCAAATTCGCCTTGTGAGTTCCCATCAGGAGGTTTATGAACCATGTGATGATTCTTTTGCACTGGTTGATGCTCTTCTAGCTGATCGCAGTAACTTGCTGGAACATCATCCATCATTGTGCATGGAGATAGGTTGTGGAAGTGGATATGTCATCACTTCCCTTGCTCTTATTCTGGGGCAGGAAGGTCGTGGTGTAAACTATATTGCAACCGATATCAACCCTCATGCAGTGGAGGTGACCCGTGAGACGATGGAAGCACATGGGGTTGGTGCTGAGTTGGTAATAACAGATATTGCAGCTGGATTAGAGGAGCGTCTGGCAGGGTTGGTTGATATTATGGTTGTGAACCCTCCTTATGTGCCTACCCCTGAAGATGAAGTTGGTGTTGAGGGTATTACCTCATCTTGGGCTGGGGGAGAGAACGGCCGGAGTGTAATTGATAAAATTTTGCCGGTTGCAGACCGTCTTTTGTCAGAAAAGGGATGGCTATACATGGTCACCCTCACTGCAAACAATCCTTCTGAGATATGCCATCAAATGAGAAAGAAAGGATATGCTTCTAGGATTGTTGTCCAAAGATCCACAGAGGAAGAAAGTCTCCATATAATCAAGTTCTGGCGTGATTTTGATACTAAAGGGAATGAACCAGACCAATCTGCTTCTGGATTCATAGGCTCCTTGCTTACACAAATTCCTCTACTTTCATTTTGGAGAGGTACCAGTAGTGACAACAAGTGTTGA
- the LOC137806330 gene encoding transketolase, chloroplastic produces the protein MASSSSLSLSQALLRPTPLSSSHCPSLRVSPSLRPAPPTAPLSLRRRAAPVRASVPLKTVEKATSDIALVEKSVNTIRFLAIDSVEKANSGHPGLPMGCAPMGHVLYDEAMKYNPKNPKWFNRDRFVLSAGHGCMLQYALLHLAGFDSVKEEDLRQFRQWGSRTPGHPENFETPGVEVTTGPLGQGIANAVGLALAEKHLAARFNKPDNEIVDHYTYAILGDGCQMEGIANEACSLAGHWGLGKLIAFYDDNHISIDGNTEIAFTESVDSRFEGLGWHVIWVKNGNNGYDDIRAAIEEAKSVKDKPTLIKVTTTIGFGSPNKANSYSVHGSALGAKEVDATRQNLGWPYEPFHVPEDVKKHWSRHIPEGAALEAEWNIKFAEYEKKYKEEAAELKSIINGDLPAGWEKALPTYTPESPADATRNLSQQNLNALAKVLPGLLGGSADLASSNMTLLKMFGDFQKDTPAERNVRFGVREHGMGAICNGIALHSPALIPYCATFFVFTDYMRGAIRLSALSEAGVIYVMTHDSIGLGEDGPTHQPIEHLASFRAMPNILMLRPADGNETAGAYKVAVLNRKRPSILALSRQKLPNLPGSSIEGVEKGGYTISDNSTGNKPDAILIGTGSELEIAAKAAEDLRKEGKTVRVVSLVSWELFDEQSEAYKESVLPAAVSARVSIEAGSTFGWEKIVGSKGKAIGIDRFGASAPAGKIYKEFGITKEAVIAAAKELI, from the exons ATGGCTTCCTCTTCTTCCCTCTCCCTCTCCCAAGCCCTCCTCCGCCCCACCCCTCTCTCCTCCTCCCACTGCCCCTCCCTCCGCGTCTCCCCCTCACTCCGCCCCGCCCCTCCCACCGCCCCGCTCTCCCTCCGCCGCCGTGCAGCCCCAGTGCGCGCCTCGGTTCCCCTCAAGACAGTTGAGAAGGCCACTTCTGACATCGCGCTTGTGGAGAAGTCTGTCAACACGATCCGCTTCCTCGCCATCGACTCCGTCGAGAAGGCGAATTCCGGCCACCCGGGTCTCCCCATGGGATGCGCCCCAATGGGTCATGTACTCTACGACGAGGCCATGAAGTACAACCCCAAAAATCCGAAGTGGTTCAACCGGGATCGCTTTGTTTTGTCCGCGGGTCACGGGTGCATGCTCCAGTACGCCTTGCTGCACCTCGCTGGCTTCGATAGTGTCAAG GAAGAGGATTTGAGGCAATTTCGACAATGGGGGAGCAGAACCCCGGGACACCCAGAGAATTTTGAGACCCCTGGAGTTGAAGTGACAACAG GTCCTCTTGGTCAGGGGATTGCCAATGCTGTTGGTTTGGCCCTTGCGGAGAAGCACTTGGCTGCGAGATTCAACAAGCCTGATAATGAGATTGTTGATCATTACAC ATATGCTATACTGGGTGATGGTTGTCAAATGGAGGGTATTGCAAATGAGGCGTGCTCACTTGCTGGCCACTGGGGACTGGGGAAGCTGATAGCATTTTATGATGACAATCACATTTCTATTGATGGTAACACAGAGATTGCATTCACCGAGAGTGTTGATAGTCGTTTTGAGGGACTTGGATGGCATGTTATATGGGTGAAGAACGGAAATAATGGCTATGATGATATTCGTGCTGCCATTGAGGAAGCAAAATCTGTCAAAGACAAACCCACACTAATCAAG GTCACAACAACCATTGGTTTTGGTTCTCCCAACAAAGCTAACTCCTACAGTGTGCATGGAAGTGCACTGGGTGCCAAAGAAGTTGATGCCACAAGGCAGAACCTTGGATGGCCGTATGAGCCATTCCATGTGCCCGAGGATGTCAAAAA GCATTGGAGTCGCCACATCCCCGAGGGTGCTGCACTTGAAGCTGAGTGGAATATTAAGTTTGCTGAGTATGAAAAGAAATACAAGGAAGAAGCTGCGGAACTAAAATCTATAATCAATGGTGACTTGCCTGCTGGATGGGAGAAGGCACTTCCG ACATACACTCCAGAGAGCCCAGCTGATGCCACCAGAAATCTGTCTCAGCAAAACCTTAATGCCCTTGCAAAGGTTCTTCCGGGTCTGCTTGGGGGTAGTGCAGATCTTGCTTCTTCCAACATGACCTTGCTAAAAATGTTTGGGGACTTCCAAAAGGATACTCCAGCAGAACGCAACGTTAGATTTGGTGTTAGGGAACATGGAATGGGAGCAATCTGCAACGGCATTGCTCTTCACAGCCCTGCACTCATTCCGTATTGTGCTACTTTCTTTGTTTTCACTGATTACATGAGAGGTGCCATAAGGCTTTCTGCGCTATCTGAGGCTGGGGTTATTTATGTCATGACTCATGATTCAATAGGACTTGGAGAGGATGGTCCAACCCACCAACCTATAGAGCACCTGGCAAGCTTCCGGGCAATGCCGAACATTTTGATGCTCCGTCCTGCCGATGGCAATGAAACAGCTGGGGCATACAAAGTTGCGGTGCTCAACAGGAAGAGACCCTCCATCCTTGCCCTTTCCAGGCAGAAACTGCCCAATCTTCCGGGATCTTCTATCGAAGGCGTTGAAAAGGGTGGTTACACCATTTCAGACAACTCCACTGGAAACAAGCCTGATGCCATTTTGATTGGAACTGGTTCTGAATTGGAAATTGCTGCCAAAGCTGCTGAGGACCTGAGAAAGGAAGGGAAGACTGTTAGAGTTGTTTCCCTTGTTTCTTGGGAACTTTTTGATGAGCAGTCAGAAGCATACAAGGAGAGTGTTTTGCCTGCTGCTGTATCAGCCAGAGTTAGCATCGAGGCAGGATCAACATTTGGGTGGGAGAAAATTGTTGGATCTAAGGGAAAAGCCATAGGTATTGATCGTTTTGGAGCTAGTGCTCCAGCAGGAAAAATATACAAAGAATTCGGTATCACTAAGGAAGCTGTTATTGCTGCAGCAAAAGAGCTTATCTAG
- the LOC137806331 gene encoding phosphatidylinositol 4-kinase gamma 5-like codes for MSRKLDSPVQTQMAVAVIRSSPLGREYHGKQPAGRRRVFVQTEKGCVLGMELDRGDNAHTVKRRLQLALNVPIEEGSYLTFGDVVLKNDLSAVRNDSPLLLTRGNHIHRSSSTPCLSPKGRDIQQRDKSGPIEILGQSNRLDRIKHMIKDIMKAIKMGIDPIPVHRGLGGAYYFRNSMGDSVAIVKPTDEEPFAPNNPKGFVGKALGQPGLKRSVRVGETGFREVAAYLLDYDHFANVPPTALVKITHSVFNVNDGVNGNNFWRKRLVSKIASFQQFIPHDFDASDHGTSSFPVASVHRIGILDIRILNTDRHAGNLLVRKLDGIGNLGQMELIPIDHGLCLPETLEDPYFEWIHWPQASIPFTEDELAYIEDLDPYRDCEMLRRELPMIRDACLRVLVLCTIFLKEAAAYGLCLAEIGEMMTREFRRGEEEPSELEVVCLEARKMVAEREEPSPRPSPRAEVKDDEFQFDIDYEEVGQDFTPKLAIDDPLTRATFQPALGNGYARNPLSKLDECIEEEGEAEGESPQEFVTYSAEEKIPTVSELSVQLKNTILDGKNQNQQKYSGGKVDSGYFANSSSGHKSANEQLPASISFVDVADMTDDEWTLFLEKFQELLYPAFAKRKSITLGQRQRQRLGTSCQF; via the coding sequence ATGTCTCGGAAACTCGACAGCCCTGTGCAGACTCAGATGGCCGTGGCAGTGATAAGGAGCAGTCCCCTTGGGAGAGAGTATCATGGAAAGCAACCCGCGGGGCGAAGGCGCGTGTTTGTGCAAACAGAGAAAGGGTGTGTGTTGGGTATGGAGTTGGATCGGGGTGACAATGCACACACGGTTAAGAGGAGGTTGCAGCTTGCTCTGAATGTCCCTATTGAAGAGGGTAGTTATCTGACTTTTGGGGATGTTGTGTTGAAGAATGACCTTAGTGCCGTTCGGAATGATTCTCCCCTTTTGCTCACCAGGGGGAATCACATCCATAGGAGCTCCTCCACGCCGTGTCTTTCTCCAAAGGGGAGGGACATCCAGCAGAGGGATAAGAGTGGCCCTATTGAGATATTGGGACAGTCGAATCGCCTTGATAGGATCAAGCACATGATCAAGGACATTATGAAGGCGATTAAGATGGGGATTGATCCGATTCCAGTGCATAGAGGGCTTGGCGGTGCATACTATTTCAGGAACAGTATGGGGGATAGTGTTGCAATTGTGAAACCAACGGATGAGGAGCCTTTTGCTCCAAATAACCCAAAAGGTTTTGTTGGAAAAGCACTTGGGCAGCCTGGGCTGAAGCGATCGGTTCGGGTTGGGGAAACCGGGTTTAGGGAGGTTGCAGCATATCTTCTTGACTATGATCATTTTGCCAATGTGCCGCCGACTGCACTGGTGAAGATTACACACTCGGTTTTCAATGTGAATGATGGTGTCAATGGGAACAATTTTTGGAGGAAGAGGCTGGTTAGTAAGATTGCGTCTTTCCAGCAGTTCATTCCTCATGATTTTGACGCCAGTGATCATGGGACATCGAGCTTCCCGGTTGCTTCTGTGCATCGTATAGGGATTTTGGACATTAGGATTCTTAACACAGATAGGCATGCTGGGAACCTGTTGGTTAGGAAACTTGATGGCATTGGGAATTTGGGTCAGATGGAGTTGATCCCCATTGATCATGGCCTCTGCCTTCCTGAAACTTTGGAGGATCCATATTTCGAGTGGATTCATTGGCCACAGGCTTCAATTCCGTTTACGGAAGATGAGCTGGCCTACATTGAAGATCTTGACCCTTATCGTGATTGTGAGATGCTGAGAAGGGAGCTTCCTATGATCCGAGATGCGTGTCTCAGAGTGTTGGTGCTGTGCACCATTTTCCTCAAGGAGGCTGCGGCTTATGGTCTTTGTCTTGCTGAAATTGGTGAGATGATGACTAGGGAGTTCCGCAGGGGAGAGGAGGAGCCCAGTGAACTCGAGGTTGTTTGTTTGGAGGCGAGGAAGATGGTGGCGGAAAGGGAGGAACCGTCTCCCAGGCCCTCTCCCAGGGCTGAGGTGAAAGATGATGAGTTTCAGTTTGATATAGATTATGAAGAAGTTGGACAAGATTTTACACCAAAATTGGCAATAGATGACCCTTTAACCAGAGCGACCTTTCAGCCTGCACTTGGGAACGGGTATGCTCGCAACCCGCTTTCCAAATTGGATGAATGCATTGAAGAGGAGGGAGAAGCTGAGGGAGAATCTCCTCAGGAATTTGTTACCTATTCTGCTGAAGAAAAGATTCCAACTGTTTCAGAACTTTCTGTGCAGCTGAAAAATACCATTTTAGATGGGAAAAACCAGAATCAACAGAAATATTCTGGAGGAAAGGTGGATAGTGGCTATTTTGCAAATTCATCGTCTGGTCACAAGAGTGCCAATGAGCAGCTTCCTGCAAGCATAAGCTTTGTGGATGTGGCAGATATGACTGATGATGAATGGACATTGTTTCTGGAGAAGTTTCAGGAGCTGCTGTATCCGGCATTTGCCAAGAGGAAATCCATAACCTTAGGTCAGAGGCAGAGACAGAGGCTTGGTACTTCGTGCCAGTTTTGA